The Pseudodesulfovibrio sp. zrk46 genome contains a region encoding:
- a CDS encoding FmdE family protein, which produces MTEYATSLKPGTSFSFSQFVELATWFHNYPAPGLLLGGHMVEEAKRRMPEGVLFDAISETSWCLPDAVQLLTPCTLGNGWLRVRNTGVYALSLFDKQTGEGIRVRLDPSKLAAFPHTHCWLMKTKPKKEQDSKALRREIEEHGPEMLSVSAIMVKPEVARKRSKGEIVICLLCGDAYPSLHGAICRNCSGDSPYMEGVESAIAVDIKQTIPSTPVEESIGKAVAHDMTRIVPGESKGVEFSRGHVVTAGDVCRLQQMGRFNLYVDQKVPNGYIHEDEAAKTFAGRMCGHGVAIEGDPREGKINFIAETDGILLLDDAKQRAFNTLPDVVVASRHEFSLVRAGRRIAATRAIPLYLERNIFGRALAILNGTPLFSIAPLRKVNVGLLITGNEVFKGLIEDRFADVLNAKVAHFGSHISKTLIRPDDAAEIASAAKELEQAGCELIITTAGLSVDPDDVTRQGLVEAGMKDVLYGMPVLPGAMTLVGQIGKSRVLGVPACALFHKTTSLDILLPRLLADLRITRSDVAKLGNGGLCMECTSCTFPKCPFGR; this is translated from the coding sequence ATGACCGAATACGCTACCTCTCTCAAGCCGGGAACATCTTTCTCCTTCTCTCAATTCGTGGAATTGGCCACGTGGTTTCACAATTACCCGGCTCCCGGCCTGCTTCTTGGCGGGCATATGGTCGAGGAGGCCAAGCGCCGGATGCCTGAAGGTGTGTTGTTCGATGCCATATCCGAGACATCATGGTGCCTTCCCGATGCGGTGCAGTTGTTGACCCCGTGTACGCTCGGCAACGGTTGGCTGCGTGTCAGGAATACAGGGGTGTATGCACTTTCCCTGTTCGACAAACAGACCGGCGAAGGCATTCGCGTCAGGCTTGATCCGAGCAAGTTGGCAGCGTTTCCCCATACCCATTGCTGGTTGATGAAGACTAAACCGAAAAAGGAACAGGATTCCAAAGCGCTTCGTCGTGAGATTGAAGAGCATGGTCCTGAGATGTTATCTGTTTCGGCCATCATGGTGAAGCCTGAGGTCGCCAGGAAGCGGAGCAAGGGCGAGATTGTGATATGTTTGCTGTGCGGTGATGCATATCCTTCCTTACATGGCGCCATCTGTCGTAATTGCAGCGGAGACTCCCCCTATATGGAGGGCGTAGAGTCCGCTATCGCGGTGGACATAAAGCAGACCATCCCATCCACTCCGGTAGAAGAAAGCATCGGCAAAGCCGTGGCCCACGATATGACGAGGATTGTCCCAGGCGAGTCCAAAGGGGTGGAATTCTCCCGTGGGCATGTTGTTACGGCGGGTGATGTGTGCCGTTTGCAGCAGATGGGCCGCTTCAATCTGTATGTCGATCAGAAAGTCCCTAACGGCTATATCCATGAGGATGAGGCAGCAAAAACGTTTGCTGGAAGGATGTGTGGTCACGGGGTTGCCATCGAGGGTGATCCCAGGGAAGGAAAGATAAATTTCATTGCCGAAACCGACGGCATTCTGCTTCTTGATGACGCCAAACAGCGGGCATTCAATACCTTGCCCGATGTGGTCGTTGCTTCCCGACATGAGTTCAGCCTGGTCCGCGCCGGGCGTCGTATCGCTGCTACGCGGGCCATTCCCTTATATCTTGAGAGGAATATCTTTGGTCGTGCTCTGGCCATCCTCAACGGAACCCCGCTTTTCTCCATCGCACCGCTCAGAAAAGTAAATGTTGGTCTCTTGATCACTGGTAACGAGGTGTTCAAGGGATTGATCGAAGATCGCTTTGCCGATGTTCTGAATGCAAAGGTAGCCCATTTTGGCAGCCACATCTCCAAGACCCTGATCCGGCCGGACGATGCCGCTGAAATTGCTTCCGCTGCAAAGGAACTCGAGCAAGCAGGTTGTGAACTGATCATCACCACGGCCGGCCTTTCCGTCGATCCCGATGATGTTACGCGTCAGGGATTGGTCGAGGCCGGGATGAAAGATGTGCTCTACGGCATGCCTGTCCTGCCGGGAGCCATGACCCTAGTCGGTCAAATCGGAAAAAGCCGGGTGCTGGGCGTTCCCGCGTGCGCCTTGTTCCACAAGACCACCAGCCTGGATATCTTGCTGCCACGGCTGTTGGCCGACCTGCGTATCACGCGGAGTGATGTTGCCAAGCTCGGCAATGGCGGTCTGTGTATGGAGTGTACGTCCTGTACATTCCCCAAATGTCCCTTCGGGAGGTAG
- a CDS encoding LysR family transcriptional regulator encodes MTKATTKSSEKSKSDPTMRMHLWFENTNGVVFGLGRLQLLRKVEQLGSLKAAAQDLGMSYRGAWGKIKTTEGLIGEKLIERAGCRRAGYRLTSFGSDIAKSFDDWFQEVELFALAKSKEYLPFSLEKYK; translated from the coding sequence ATGACGAAAGCTACTACGAAATCCAGCGAGAAATCGAAGAGCGATCCGACTATGCGGATGCATTTGTGGTTCGAGAATACAAATGGCGTGGTTTTTGGTCTTGGCCGTTTGCAGTTGCTGCGAAAGGTCGAGCAACTCGGGTCACTCAAGGCTGCGGCACAAGACCTCGGAATGTCGTATCGCGGAGCATGGGGCAAGATCAAAACTACCGAAGGGTTGATTGGTGAAAAGCTCATCGAACGAGCCGGTTGCAGGAGGGCGGGATACCGTCTGACGTCCTTCGGGAGCGACATAGCCAAGAGCTTCGATGACTGGTTTCAGGAAGTTGAGTTGTTTGCCCTTGCCAAGAGCAAGGAATATCTACCTTTTTCACTTGAAAAGTACAAGTGA
- the fdnG gene encoding formate dehydrogenase-N subunit alpha, which produces MKLDRRSFMKLAGTGAACLTLGQLGVSLTPVKAYAASIKIAGAKEVVTVCPFCSVSCHIIGYVRDGKLVGTEGDPDYPINEGSLCAKGAAMLSMTNSHHRLEKPMYRAPYSDKWEEKSWDWVLDRIARRIKDTRDKDIILKNKKGDTVNRLESMFLLGTSHAGNEECAIAHQAMRSLGVVHMDHQARIUHSATVAALGESFGRGAMTNHWIDIKNADSILIMGSNAAEHHPISFKWVLQAKDKGATVMHVDPKFSRTSARSDFHVPLRSGTDIAFLGGMIKYILENEQFFKEYVVEYTNAALIVGKDYGFKDGLFTGYDEKTRTYDKSKWGFEMDANGVPKRDKSLKHPRCVFQLMKKHYSRYGLNTVSTVTGVTEENLLKVYRAFAATGKKDKAGTIMYALGWTQHTVGVQNIRSAGIIQLLLGNIGVAGGGINALRGEPNVQGSTDHTLLYHIIPGYMAMPHNGWQTYDEYIKGNTPVSNDPMSANWWQHKPKYFTSLLKAWYGDKATKENGFCYELLPKIEKGEDYSYMFLFDRMYRGEIRGGIIIGLNPMNSVPNSNKIRKALDNLDWLVTSELHHSETTDNWHRPGVDPKKIKTEVFLLPSAHRLEKEGSVTNSGRWLLWHYKAIEPAFEAKPFGDMFCGFMTRLQKLYEKEGGKLPEAVTWLDYPEKYDPEDLCARINGRFTRDTEVKGKKYKKGQQVPSFTALADDGSTMSLNWLYAGSYTEEDGNKAKRRSTQQTPMQANIGLFPKWAWCWPVNRRILYNRASVDLNGKPYNPAKAVIEWKNGKWVGDVPDGGWAPMATGKGRYPFIMSKHGFGQIFGPGRQDGPFSEHYEPVETPVKNNMFSKQLNSPVYKFVDSDMDKLANPADPRFPIVLTTYSLTEHWCGGGETRNVPNLLEAEPQLYVEMSPELAQEKGIKNGDGVIVESIRGRVEAIAMVTVRMRPLRVHGRIVHEIGMPFCFGWTTPGTGDATNRLTPSVGDPNTTIPEYKACCVNIRKADKLTELAI; this is translated from the coding sequence ATGAAACTCGACCGCCGGAGCTTTATGAAGCTTGCAGGTACAGGCGCGGCGTGTCTCACCCTTGGGCAGCTCGGAGTCAGCCTGACTCCGGTCAAGGCCTACGCGGCATCGATCAAGATTGCCGGCGCGAAAGAGGTGGTGACGGTATGTCCGTTCTGTTCCGTAAGCTGTCATATCATCGGGTATGTCAGGGACGGAAAGCTCGTGGGCACCGAAGGTGACCCGGACTATCCCATCAACGAAGGTTCGCTGTGTGCGAAGGGTGCGGCCATGCTCAGCATGACCAACAGCCATCATCGGCTGGAAAAACCCATGTATCGCGCACCGTACAGCGACAAATGGGAAGAAAAGAGCTGGGACTGGGTGCTGGACCGCATTGCGCGACGCATCAAGGACACCCGTGACAAGGACATCATTCTCAAGAACAAGAAGGGCGACACGGTCAACCGACTGGAATCAATGTTTCTGCTGGGCACCTCCCATGCGGGCAATGAGGAATGCGCCATCGCACACCAAGCTATGAGGAGTCTCGGTGTGGTCCACATGGACCACCAAGCACGCATTTGACACAGCGCAACAGTTGCGGCTCTGGGAGAGTCGTTCGGACGCGGTGCGATGACCAACCACTGGATCGACATCAAGAATGCCGATTCCATCCTCATAATGGGCAGTAATGCTGCCGAACATCATCCGATATCTTTCAAGTGGGTGTTGCAGGCCAAGGACAAGGGAGCCACTGTTATGCATGTGGATCCAAAGTTCTCCCGTACATCTGCCAGATCGGATTTCCATGTCCCCTTGCGGTCCGGAACGGATATCGCCTTCCTGGGTGGCATGATCAAGTACATTCTCGAAAACGAACAGTTCTTCAAGGAATACGTTGTCGAGTACACCAACGCCGCTTTGATCGTGGGTAAAGACTACGGTTTCAAAGACGGCCTGTTCACCGGGTATGACGAAAAGACCCGCACCTACGACAAGTCGAAGTGGGGCTTCGAGATGGACGCCAACGGCGTGCCCAAGAGAGACAAGTCTCTCAAGCATCCCCGTTGTGTATTCCAGCTCATGAAGAAACACTACTCACGCTACGGCCTGAACACCGTTTCCACGGTTACCGGCGTGACGGAAGAGAACCTGCTTAAAGTGTACAGGGCCTTCGCGGCCACCGGCAAGAAGGACAAGGCCGGTACCATCATGTACGCTCTGGGTTGGACTCAGCATACCGTCGGCGTGCAGAATATTCGTTCCGCAGGCATCATCCAGCTTCTGCTCGGCAACATCGGCGTTGCAGGCGGCGGCATCAACGCCCTGCGCGGCGAACCCAACGTCCAGGGATCCACTGACCACACCCTGTTGTATCACATCATTCCCGGTTACATGGCCATGCCGCATAACGGTTGGCAGACCTATGACGAGTACATCAAGGGTAACACTCCGGTGAGCAATGATCCCATGTCCGCCAACTGGTGGCAGCATAAACCCAAGTACTTCACCAGCCTGCTCAAGGCCTGGTATGGCGACAAGGCCACGAAGGAAAACGGCTTCTGCTACGAGTTGCTGCCGAAGATCGAGAAGGGCGAGGACTACTCCTACATGTTCCTGTTCGATCGCATGTATCGCGGCGAGATCCGGGGCGGCATCATCATCGGCCTCAACCCGATGAACAGCGTCCCGAACTCTAACAAGATACGTAAAGCACTGGACAATCTGGACTGGCTGGTGACTTCCGAACTTCATCATTCGGAAACCACCGATAACTGGCATCGACCCGGCGTCGATCCCAAGAAGATCAAGACAGAAGTCTTCCTGCTTCCCTCGGCACATCGCCTGGAGAAGGAAGGTTCCGTCACCAACTCCGGCCGCTGGCTCCTCTGGCACTACAAAGCCATTGAACCGGCATTCGAGGCCAAACCGTTTGGCGACATGTTCTGCGGCTTCATGACGCGTCTGCAGAAACTGTACGAAAAGGAAGGCGGTAAGCTTCCCGAGGCAGTCACCTGGCTCGATTATCCGGAAAAGTATGATCCTGAGGACTTGTGCGCCCGTATCAACGGCCGCTTTACCCGTGACACCGAAGTCAAGGGCAAGAAGTACAAGAAGGGTCAGCAGGTACCGTCTTTCACGGCACTCGCCGATGACGGTTCCACAATGAGTCTGAACTGGCTCTATGCCGGAAGTTACACAGAGGAAGATGGCAACAAGGCCAAGCGCCGCAGCACGCAGCAGACTCCGATGCAGGCCAATATCGGCCTCTTCCCGAAGTGGGCATGGTGCTGGCCGGTCAACCGCCGCATCCTCTACAACCGTGCCTCCGTCGATCTCAACGGCAAGCCGTACAATCCGGCCAAGGCCGTTATCGAATGGAAGAATGGCAAGTGGGTCGGCGATGTGCCTGATGGCGGATGGGCTCCCATGGCTACCGGCAAAGGAAGATACCCGTTCATCATGTCCAAGCATGGTTTCGGGCAGATCTTTGGGCCTGGTCGCCAGGACGGTCCCTTCTCCGAGCATTACGAGCCGGTGGAAACACCTGTGAAGAACAACATGTTCTCCAAGCAGCTCAACAGCCCGGTCTACAAGTTCGTGGACAGCGATATGGACAAATTGGCCAACCCGGCTGATCCCAGGTTCCCCATTGTCCTGACCACCTACAGTCTGACCGAACACTGGTGCGGTGGCGGTGAAACCCGCAACGTCCCCAACCTGCTCGAAGCCGAGCCTCAGCTCTATGTCGAGATGAGTCCGGAACTGGCGCAGGAGAAGGGCATCAAGAATGGCGATGGCGTTATCGTCGAATCCATTCGCGGTCGCGTTGAAGCCATTGCAATGGTCACTGTCCGCATGCGTCCCTTGAGGGTCCATGGCAGGATTGTCCATGAAATCGGTATGCCGTTCTGCTTCGGCTGGACTACGCCGGGAACAGGTGACGCCACAAACAGGCTTACGCCGTCTGTTGGTGATCCGAACACCACCATCCCGGAATACAAGGCTTGCTGCGTCAATATACGCAAGGCTGACAAACTGACCGAACTGGCAATCTAA
- a CDS encoding 4Fe-4S dicluster domain-containing protein: protein MPKTILVDTSRCTACRGCQLACKEWHELPANKTTQYQWGSHQNPPDLNPNNYKLVRFSEHLEDGVVRWNFFPDQCRHCEIAPCKETGDLYIEEAIIQDEKTGAIVYTDMTKKFSKEEFLEIKDSCPYDIPRRDEKTGVLAKCTMCNDRIHNGMPPACVKVCPTGAMQFGEREEMLKLAESRLATLKKKWPDAMLADPDAVNVIYLLIDKPENYHEYSVAMNETGPVSKKQFFAMLARPFKAMKV from the coding sequence ATGCCCAAGACGATATTAGTCGATACGTCACGTTGCACCGCGTGCCGCGGTTGTCAGCTCGCATGCAAGGAATGGCATGAACTGCCAGCCAACAAGACAACGCAGTACCAGTGGGGAAGTCATCAGAATCCGCCGGATCTGAATCCCAATAACTATAAACTCGTCCGTTTCAGTGAGCATCTCGAAGATGGCGTTGTTCGGTGGAATTTCTTCCCCGACCAGTGTCGCCACTGCGAAATCGCTCCCTGCAAGGAGACCGGTGACCTCTACATCGAGGAAGCCATCATTCAGGACGAAAAGACCGGTGCCATCGTGTACACCGACATGACGAAGAAGTTCTCGAAAGAAGAGTTCCTGGAGATCAAGGACTCCTGTCCTTACGACATCCCCAGACGCGACGAGAAAACTGGCGTCCTGGCCAAGTGTACCATGTGCAACGATCGCATTCACAACGGCATGCCGCCTGCGTGCGTCAAGGTGTGTCCCACCGGCGCAATGCAGTTTGGCGAACGCGAGGAGATGCTCAAGCTGGCCGAGTCCCGTTTGGCTACCCTCAAGAAGAAGTGGCCTGATGCCATGCTCGCCGATCCCGATGCCGTGAATGTCATCTATCTGCTTATCGACAAGCCGGAAAACTATCATGAGTACTCCGTTGCCATGAACGAGACCGGTCCCGTGTCCAAAAAGCAGTTCTTCGCCATGCTGGCGAGACCCTTTAAGGCAATGAAGGTTTAA
- a CDS encoding formate dehydrogenase accessory protein FdhE, with protein sequence MKGNSERTTVETTLDAIRARIPAYAELADRFGSLFSEQERLHQVLADKMADLPAIDHGRIAAGVPILVDQDFSPWTDAMKQSVSVLLPLCAEVLQLDEDTQDKLRSYLDDPEHLSELAQARIEGNWKHFENTSVQLGIDQSTTLLYISETVFAPVLSAMVRSLGESLPSLAWEHGYCPVCGSTPSISQLSPKEVTDLDQLVGGGGKKFLHCSLCGHDWRYKRNACVACGNDENESREVFFVDERKAERVEACHKCGKYMLNIDMREYDPKPNLDAVQIGLIHLDIFAQNKELTPISSTLWNNLE encoded by the coding sequence ATGAAAGGCAACTCTGAACGGACGACTGTTGAAACCACGCTGGATGCCATCAGGGCGCGCATTCCTGCCTACGCCGAGCTCGCCGACCGTTTCGGCTCTCTGTTCTCGGAACAGGAGAGGTTGCATCAAGTCTTGGCAGATAAGATGGCGGACCTTCCCGCCATAGATCATGGAAGGATTGCGGCCGGTGTGCCCATCCTGGTTGATCAGGATTTTTCTCCTTGGACAGACGCCATGAAACAGTCGGTCAGCGTCTTGTTGCCCCTTTGTGCCGAAGTGCTCCAGTTGGATGAGGACACGCAGGATAAGCTGCGTTCCTATCTGGACGATCCCGAACATCTTTCGGAACTCGCCCAGGCTCGAATTGAAGGCAATTGGAAACACTTTGAGAACACCTCCGTACAGCTCGGCATCGATCAGTCAACGACGTTGCTGTATATTTCAGAGACCGTTTTCGCCCCTGTCTTGAGTGCTATGGTTCGCAGCCTGGGCGAGTCCCTTCCCTCGCTCGCCTGGGAACACGGCTATTGTCCCGTGTGTGGTTCCACCCCGTCCATTTCGCAGCTTTCCCCTAAGGAAGTGACCGATTTGGATCAGTTGGTGGGCGGCGGCGGAAAGAAATTTCTTCACTGTTCCCTGTGCGGGCATGATTGGCGTTACAAACGCAACGCTTGCGTCGCCTGTGGCAATGACGAAAATGAGAGTCGCGAAGTCTTTTTCGTTGATGAGAGAAAAGCTGAACGCGTCGAAGCCTGCCACAAGTGTGGCAAGTATATGCTGAACATCGATATGCGCGAGTATGATCCCAAACCGAACCTGGATGCAGTGCAGATTGGGCTCATCCATCTCGACATTTTCGCCCAGAATAAAGAACTGACGCCGATCTCCTCGACCCTGTGGAACAACCTCGAATAG
- a CDS encoding formate dehydrogenase accessory sulfurtransferase FdhD: protein MPMQHLRALTPQAEVELPDSSGGISQLACPVTLQRYADGKMVFKEDSIAVESDIRVLVSGYPEAVLCRTPGDDMNLVAGHLFSRSMISRPEDMANIAFSYHGLAKVEVKLQAANCIRRIFPSPKPIHVAPEKLIEFKSVFERRQNLYKNTRSTHAAALFSLSGELLSFGEDVGRHNAFDKAIGRALLEGTLDDVAIAMLSSRLALELAVKASTANIPILCGFSAATSSGINFAERNNLTLIGRLRSDSFNVYANGWRIRA, encoded by the coding sequence ATGCCCATGCAGCATCTAAGGGCGTTGACTCCCCAAGCAGAGGTTGAACTACCGGATTCGTCAGGCGGGATTTCCCAACTCGCCTGTCCGGTGACGTTGCAACGTTATGCTGACGGCAAGATGGTCTTCAAGGAAGACAGCATTGCCGTGGAGTCCGACATCCGTGTGCTGGTGAGCGGATATCCTGAGGCAGTGCTGTGCCGTACGCCCGGTGACGATATGAATCTTGTTGCCGGGCATCTCTTCTCGAGGTCCATGATCAGCAGGCCCGAGGACATGGCGAACATTGCGTTCAGCTATCATGGACTCGCCAAGGTGGAGGTCAAATTGCAAGCGGCAAATTGCATCCGCCGAATCTTTCCGTCCCCCAAGCCGATCCATGTCGCGCCTGAAAAACTCATTGAATTCAAATCGGTATTTGAGCGGCGGCAGAACCTCTACAAGAATACCCGTTCGACACATGCGGCGGCGCTCTTCTCCTTGTCCGGGGAACTGTTGTCCTTCGGCGAAGATGTCGGGCGGCATAACGCCTTTGACAAGGCCATTGGTAGGGCACTTCTCGAAGGAACGTTGGATGACGTGGCCATAGCCATGCTTTCCTCGCGCCTCGCTCTGGAGCTTGCGGTCAAGGCGTCCACGGCAAACATCCCCATCCTGTGCGGCTTTTCCGCCGCCACGAGTTCCGGCATCAACTTCGCCGAACGAAACAACCTTACGCTGATCGGACGTCTCCGGTCGGATTCCTTCAATGTATACGCCAATGGATGGCGCATCAGGGCTTAG
- the purT gene encoding formate-dependent phosphoribosylglycinamide formyltransferase, whose amino-acid sequence MTILGTAKTASAKKMMLLGGGELGKEVVIEAQRLGVEVIVVDRYDDTPAMQVAHRSYTMSMLDGDALRRVITEEKPDYIVPEIEAIATSTLVELEQEGFNVVPTANATKLTMDREGIRRLAAEEVGLTTSPYRFADTEEEYRAAVAEIGIPCVVKPVMSSSGKGQSTVKSEADIQKAWDYSQSGGRTGEGRIIIEKFVPFDYEITLLTVRHVDGTTFCQPIGHRQEDGDYRESWQPQPMSEAALEKAQEYARKITDALGGRGLFGVELFVKDDDVIFSEVSPRPHDTGLVTVISQDLSEFALHVRAVLGLPIPSIRQYGVAASSVILSNGTSDKPAFEGVDVALREADTKVLIFGKGECAGVRRLGVALALADDVEGAVEKAKRVSSAVTVSY is encoded by the coding sequence ATGACAATATTAGGAACAGCCAAAACTGCATCTGCAAAGAAAATGATGCTTCTTGGTGGTGGCGAACTTGGCAAGGAAGTCGTGATTGAAGCGCAGCGTCTTGGCGTCGAAGTCATTGTGGTTGATCGCTATGACGATACTCCTGCCATGCAGGTCGCGCACCGCTCTTATACCATGTCAATGTTGGATGGTGATGCACTCCGTCGAGTTATTACAGAAGAGAAGCCAGATTATATTGTGCCTGAGATTGAGGCTATTGCTACGTCTACTTTGGTCGAGCTTGAACAAGAGGGATTCAATGTTGTCCCTACTGCCAATGCGACCAAGCTGACGATGGATCGCGAAGGCATTCGACGTCTTGCTGCTGAAGAGGTTGGTCTGACCACATCGCCTTACCGCTTCGCCGATACAGAAGAAGAATACCGTGCGGCTGTTGCTGAAATCGGTATCCCATGTGTGGTCAAGCCTGTCATGAGTTCTTCAGGAAAAGGGCAGTCCACTGTGAAAAGTGAGGCTGATATCCAAAAGGCTTGGGATTATTCCCAGTCCGGCGGTCGTACTGGTGAAGGGCGTATCATTATCGAAAAGTTCGTACCCTTTGATTATGAAATTACCCTGTTAACCGTACGTCACGTTGATGGAACTACATTCTGTCAGCCCATTGGACACCGACAGGAAGACGGCGATTATCGTGAATCCTGGCAGCCGCAACCCATGAGTGAGGCAGCCCTCGAGAAAGCTCAGGAATATGCACGCAAGATCACAGACGCCTTGGGCGGGCGTGGTCTGTTCGGGGTTGAGCTTTTTGTTAAGGATGATGATGTTATTTTTAGTGAAGTTTCGCCTCGTCCTCACGATACAGGGCTCGTGACTGTCATCTCTCAGGATTTAAGCGAATTTGCCCTGCATGTAAGAGCTGTTCTGGGCTTGCCTATTCCGTCTATTCGTCAATACGGAGTCGCCGCTTCTAGTGTAATTTTATCTAATGGCACGTCAGATAAGCCCGCCTTTGAAGGCGTGGATGTTGCGCTTCGTGAGGCAGATACAAAGGTCTTGATTTTCGGAAAAGGCGAATGCGCTGGAGTCCGTCGCCTTGGTGTTGCTTTGGCTCTTGCTGATGACGTTGAGGGTGCTGTTGAGAAGGCGAAAAGAGTTTCTTCTGCTGTAACTGTTTCATATTAA
- a CDS encoding peroxide stress protein YaaA translates to MKTIILIPPSEGKADGGNNKPLKSVSSITASLLDAIKEADPKKLYGLKEKALEKAISANEEVLSSKTMPAIERYTGVVYDAIDYQTLKHKSDFDKKVLIISGLFGLVRPADLIPNYRLKIDKLKAAKLWLDSNSKQLRETFVIDLLPQAQKKAVKYDSGIEVEFVLKKAGKKMPAGHQGKHIKGRFVRWLIENDITDPKHFKNFKEEGYEWTGETFLKEV, encoded by the coding sequence ATGAAAACTATTATCTTAATTCCACCGTCTGAGGGTAAAGCTGATGGAGGAAACAATAAACCTTTGAAGTCAGTATCAAGTATTACTGCCAGCTTACTTGACGCGATTAAAGAAGCTGATCCTAAAAAGCTGTATGGGCTTAAGGAAAAGGCTCTGGAGAAAGCGATCTCTGCAAACGAGGAAGTTTTAAGCTCTAAAACGATGCCGGCAATTGAGCGGTATACAGGTGTTGTTTATGACGCAATTGATTATCAGACTTTGAAGCACAAATCCGACTTTGATAAAAAAGTGCTCATCATATCCGGCCTGTTTGGCCTTGTCAGACCTGCTGATTTGATTCCTAATTATCGTCTGAAAATTGATAAGTTGAAGGCTGCCAAGTTATGGTTGGATTCAAATTCAAAGCAATTGAGAGAGACATTCGTTATTGATTTATTACCGCAGGCTCAAAAGAAAGCGGTGAAATACGATAGTGGAATTGAAGTGGAATTTGTCCTTAAAAAGGCAGGAAAAAAGATGCCGGCAGGTCATCAGGGAAAGCATATTAAAGGTCGATTTGTCAGGTGGCTCATTGAAAATGACATCACTGACCCAAAGCATTTTAAGAATTTCAAGGAAGAAGGCTATGAGTGGACTGGGGAGACTTTCCTAAAGGAAGTTTAG
- the corA gene encoding magnesium/cobalt transporter CorA, with protein sequence MARFLKKHDSKNGLPPGSLIFIGKQKTEKPRLRIIDYDSNMLRDEILDSPESLSACTESSTTSWINVDGLHEPELMQSIGTTFSISSLILEDIINTGQRPKLEEFPEALFVTLKMLFLNEDETSIHAEQFSAVLQNKCLLTFQEKPGYVFEPVRDRIRNQTGRLRKLGPDYLLYTILDCIFENYLKVIEIMGERIEEIEDEVLADPTPELLEEINAYRREIAYIRKAIRPAREIALKLARIDSDLVSPEIQHFLRDLCDIAEQSYDSVEIYREMLNDHLNSYNMAITNRLNDVMKFLTIFATIFIPLSFLAGIYGMNFEVMPELHYKHGYYILLGVMLTVVIGMLTYFKRQRWL encoded by the coding sequence ATGGCTAGATTTCTAAAAAAACATGACAGCAAGAACGGTCTCCCCCCCGGCTCTCTCATCTTCATTGGCAAACAGAAGACCGAGAAGCCACGTCTTCGTATCATCGACTACGACAGCAATATGCTTCGAGACGAAATCCTGGATTCGCCGGAGTCTCTCTCTGCATGTACGGAGAGTTCCACAACCAGTTGGATAAACGTCGACGGCCTGCATGAACCCGAATTGATGCAATCCATTGGCACTACGTTCAGCATTTCTTCGTTGATCCTCGAAGACATCATTAACACTGGCCAACGCCCAAAACTGGAAGAATTTCCCGAAGCACTCTTCGTCACACTGAAAATGCTGTTTCTCAACGAAGACGAGACCTCCATCCATGCCGAGCAGTTCAGTGCGGTCCTCCAAAACAAGTGTCTACTGACTTTTCAGGAAAAACCCGGATATGTCTTTGAGCCGGTGCGGGACAGAATTCGCAACCAGACCGGGCGACTTCGCAAGCTGGGGCCGGACTACCTGCTCTACACGATCCTTGACTGCATCTTTGAAAACTACCTGAAAGTCATCGAGATCATGGGGGAAAGGATCGAGGAAATCGAAGACGAAGTGCTGGCCGATCCGACTCCCGAATTGCTGGAAGAGATCAACGCCTACAGACGGGAGATCGCCTACATCAGAAAGGCCATCAGGCCTGCACGTGAGATCGCACTCAAACTTGCGAGAATTGATAGTGACCTCGTCTCTCCGGAAATCCAGCACTTCCTGCGGGATTTATGCGACATCGCAGAGCAGTCCTACGACTCGGTGGAAATATACCGTGAGATGCTCAATGACCATCTCAACAGCTATAATATGGCAATCACGAACAGGCTGAATGATGTCATGAAATTCCTGACAATTTTTGCCACCATTTTCATTCCGCTGTCCTTTCTGGCAGGCATCTATGGAATGAACTTCGAAGTGATGCCGGAGCTTCACTACAAGCACGGCTACTACATTCTTCTTGGGGTCATGCTCACGGTAGTGATCGGCATGCTCACCTACTTCAAGAGACAAAGGTGGCTTTAA